A segment of the Candidatus Woesearchaeota archaeon genome:
TTTAATGCAAGGAATGAGGGGTGATCCTAATAAGGAATCTACTAATAATAGTATGCCTGAAATAGTTAGACTACTTGGATTATATGATTCATTTAATCATACAAGAAAAAATAATTTTACAAGAGAGGAGATTAATGATTGTTTAGACAATAAATTTTATCATCATAAAGACTCTCGTGAAAATGCTATTGATGATTGGTTCCATGGTATAGATGTTAAACTTAAAAAAGCTTTACCCAGAGCTAATGATGAACAAAAAGTCTTAGAATTTCAATATGGAGCTAGAGGTGTAATTATGAAGAAGCTTATGATTGGTTAATTCAATCTAAAAAGGACTTAGAAAGAAATAATAAAGTATTTGATGTAACTCCAGAAGATTTAATTTTAAATCAAGGAAAGGCTATATATTCTTATCTCTGTACAGAAGCTAAACAAACTTATAAGAATGGTTTTGAAATAGAACTTATAGAATCTAAAGGTTATATTGATACTAAAGGTTCTATAGCTACTACTGATCATAGAAAATTTATAGCTATTAATCGTGAGAGGTTTAATCCTATTAACTTTGGTATAGATTACCATAAAGATGGATATGATGGTTGCGCTTGTTTTTGGTTTGCTGATGGCAACTGGAATTTCTCTCTTTATAATGATAATGGAGAAGTAGATTGTTCTACTATTGCTAAACAATATGGAGGAGGTGGTCACAAAGCTGCTGCTGGTTTTAGAATTAATGATTTAAAGGAAATAATATAATAATGTTATATTATAGACCAATCTGGAAAGAAATTTCTAAAGAAAAATATAACAAACTAACTAAAGGACTTTCTGAAGTGGAATTATTATTTCAGAATAGTCTTTCTAGAGAACCAGTATTTGAATTACCAGATACTGGCGTGGGTTTAATAAATTTAGATAAAATAGAAATAAAAGATTTTAGATATTACCAAAGAACTGGTAAATTAGAGTTAACTTTTATAGGTTCTGCAGAAGGGTGTAAGGCTGTGGAAGAGGCATTTAATGGACTAATAAATTAATAAAATATGAGTAAGTACTTCTTAGACACAGAATTTCATGAGTACAAGAAAAAAGGAATAGATACAATAGAATTAATCTCTATTGGTATAGTTGGGGAAGATGATAGAGTATATTATGCTATCTCTAAGGATTTTAATTTAAAGGATGCTTGGAATAATGAATGGTTAAGAGAGAATGTATTAAAGCCTATATGGAAAGAATGGGTGTGGAATCCTCTTAAAAAAGAATTTCCTTTTAATAAAGAATCTATTAAAGATATTTTAAATAAATATGGTAAAACTAATAAACAGATAGCTGAAGAAATTAAAGAGTTTGTTAATTATGCTAATCATACTAAAGAAGGATTTAATACTGTATTTAATAATTTAGATATAAAAGATAAGGTAAATTGGATGAAGAAAGATAAACCAGAATTCTATGCTTATTATGCAGACTATGATTGGGTAGTATTTTGCTGGTTATTTGGGAGAATGATAGACCTCCCAAAGGGATTCCCAAGGTACTGTATTGATTTAAAACAAGAATTAGACAGAAAAGTAAACACACTTGATTGGCTATACCTTAGAGATACTTGGAATAATAGTAGGATGAGTATAAAGACAATAGGTAGAGGTGTTTCACAAGAAAAAGACAGACTTGCTACTTTTAATGAAAAACTAAAAAGGTTAAAAGAACTTGATGAATACCCAAAGCAAACTAATGAACACAACGCCTTATCAGATGCGATTTGGAATAAAGAATTATATGAATTTTTAAATAATGAACATTATTAACAATCCTAAGCTGACATTAAAAGATTTCTGATTATATATATGCTTACATGAACATAAAGATAAATCTTTGAAAGAATTATCTGAAATAAGTAGTTATTCTATTCCTATAATTAGAAAATCTATAGAAACGCTTAAAAAGGAAAATTATTTAGAAGTAGTTAAAAAAGGAAGAAAACAACAATATATATTAAAGGATAAATTAAAGTTTACCTTTAAAAGATTAAATACAGTTAAAGAGACCGCTTACTTTATTGCATTTTTATGATTAAACAAGAATTAGAAGATATTATAGAGCAAAGTTTCCAAGAATTTGAAAGAGGGAATTTATCTCCTCAGGAAAAGATTTCTATAGTAGAAAAGATAATAATTAATGGGAGAAACTATTTAAATAAATACAAAACTCCTTACAAACATCCTTTTATGAATGATAAAATTAAGATTACCGAAAATCTTTTAGATAATATGCAAAATACATAATGGTACATACACTAACTTTTGTAGAGAGTAAAGAAGTAAAAGAAAGTTATAAAAACTACTCTAAAAGAAAAAAATATATAGAACATAAACTAGAAGACATGTTTTTAAAATTACTTAAAGATAAAAACATTCCTTTAGAGGAAAAGGATTTAGGAGATAGAATAGAATTTAGTAAAAAAATAGTAATCTTTTCAGAAGAAGAGTATAAAAAAATATTAGAATGTTAGAACAATTATTACAAAAAGCATATAGACAATTTTTTGAAGCTGTAATTAAAGATCTTAAAGTTGAATGTCTTACTACAGGAGGAAGAAAATTAGCTATCCCTAAATTAAATGATACACAGTTAGCTATAATCGAAGCTTTAATTAAAAATGAGCCAGTAACTATCAGTTCAAAGAGAGGAATTGGAACATCTACAGCTATTTATTTATTTTTAGCAGCTAATTTAGTTTGTGGAAAATACAAAAGAGTAGCTTTAGTACATAATTGTGGTGCAGCAGATCACCATGCTATGGGAAAACTCAAAGATATTTCTAGACAAATTATTGAGAACCCAACAAGTCGCAGTATATCTAATGATGGAATTGAGATAGAGACAGTATCTCTTGATAGAATAGAATATAGTAGAGGTCAATATGATTTAATTATCTTTGATAATATTGATAATTGTGATAAACCTCATTTTGAAAATAAAGATTATGGAATATCTATTTATACTTCTGAAAAAGAAGGATATAAAGATAGGATAGAAAACCTTACAAAAACCTTAAGTAAAGACCTTACACGGATAGAGAGTCACTTAAAAGAATTAAATTTTTTAAAAGAGCAGTTAAATGTCGGACAGTAAATTAGTAGAGAAAGTTACCTTGAATGCTACAGAGGTTTTCAAAACTCAACCTTCTTATAGTGGTACAATAACACTT
Coding sequences within it:
- a CDS encoding 3'-5' exoribonuclease — translated: MSKYFLDTEFHEYKKKGIDTIELISIGIVGEDDRVYYAISKDFNLKDAWNNEWLRENVLKPIWKEWVWNPLKKEFPFNKESIKDILNKYGKTNKQIAEEIKEFVNYANHTKEGFNTVFNNLDIKDKVNWMKKDKPEFYAYYADYDWVVFCWLFGRMIDLPKGFPRYCIDLKQELDRKVNTLDWLYLRDTWNNSRMSIKTIGRGVSQEKDRLATFNEKLKRLKELDEYPKQTNEHNALSDAIWNKELYEFLNNEHY